GAGCCCTCGGAGACATCGAAAAATCATTCAAAATCGACCCGCTTCCCATCTTCCTGCCCATCGGCAAGGAGACGGATTTCAAAGGTATCATCGACCTCGTGAAGATGAAGGCATACCTCTATCCGGAAGAACCCACAGCGGCTTATACAGTGCATGATATCCCTGCGGAGCTTCTGCCCGAAGCCGAAAAATACAGGATAAAGCTGCTCGAAGCTGTCAGCGAGACGGACGACGCTCTGATAGAAAAATATCTGGAAGAGGGCGACCTTACGGAAGAGGAGATAACTAAAGGTCTGCGTGAGGGTACTATATCCAAACGCTTCATCCCCGTTATCTGCGGTTCGGCTGTTAAGAATATCGGAAGCAAGCTGCTTCTGGAAGCTATCATAAAATATCTGCCGTCACCGATTGAAAGGGAACACAGACTGGCCATAGTTGAGGAAACGGGCGAGGAGATTCATGTGGATCCCCTCAGCAAGGAGTTTTCGGCCTATGTGTTCAAAACCTTTATAGACCCGTTTGCGGGCAAACTCACTATTTTCCGTGTGGTTTCCGGCGAGATTTCCAACGACTCGGAGGTCTACAACACTCAGGCGGGTAAAAAAGAGAAGATAACCCAGCTCTATCTGCTTCAGGGCAAAAACCACGTCAAGGTGGACAGGCTCACCGCAGGCCAGATAGGCATGGTGAACAAACTGAGATACACAGAGACCTTCGACACCCTTTGCGACCCGAAACGCAAGATAACCTTCCCCAAATATGAGCTTCAGGCTCCTCTGCTTGCGTATTCAATCAAGCCGAAATCAAAAGACGACGAGGACAAGGTTTCCTCCGGCGTTCACAGGCTTATGGAGGAGGACGTGGGTCTGCGTGTGGACAGGGATGAGCGTACGGGCGACCTGCTTGTAAAGGGCATGGGGCAGATGCATATCGAGGTGGTGGTTGAGAAGCTGAAAAACAAATTCGGCGTAAGTGTCGAGCTGAAATCACCCAAAGTGCCCTACATGGAGACCATCCGCAAATCTGCCAAAGGTCAGGGAAAATATAAGAAACAGTCCGGCGGCCGCGGTCAGTACGGTGATGTGCATATCGAACTGCACCCCAACAGCGGCAGCGGATTTGAGTTCGTTAATAATATTGTCGGCGGCGCAGTGCCCAGACAATATATTCCCGCTGTTGAAAAAGGTATCATAGAGGCGGCTCAGGAGGGCGTTCTGGCGGGGTTCCCGCTGATAGACTTCAAGGCTGTGCTTTACGATGGTTCGTATCATACTGTGGACTCATCGGAAATGGCGTTCATGATAGCAGGGTCGATGGCGTTTAAAAAGGTTGCATTGGATGCCAAACCTGTGTTACTTGAACCTATTATGAATCTGGACGTATTTGTTCCCGACGATATGACGGGTGCCGTTATCGGCGACCTGAACGCCAGAAGGGGACGCATAGCCAACGTTGAGCCGGAAACCAACGGCCAGCACATAAGATCTCAGGTTCCCATGTCTGAGGTCTTGAAATATGCTCCGGATTTGCGTAGTATGACAGGCGGACATGGAATGTTCACAATGGAGTTCTCTCATTATGAAGAACTGCCTTCCCATCTGGTGGACAAGGTCATTGCCGAAAATAAAGGGGCTTGATTCGCTTAAATGAATGAAATAAATCTGCTGAAATATCACAACAGGAGCGCAAGAGAGATACATATGCTCCTGAACGGGGAACTGACGGATGATCTTTTCAGCCGTGTGGTTTTCAGCGGAAAAGTTAAAGGCGGGGGCAGACGTGAGGGTCTGTCCCTTCCTGTTATAATTCTTTGCGCATTCCTGTGCTCCCTCTCTCCTTCTTTCGTAATCTATACAAAATATATTGCAAACCACGAATTAGCCGTTCCGGCCATAGATAAGAGTCTGAAAAACATCGTGCCCTCAACGACAAAAGAGAAAGTGCCTGAAAAGCCTGACCCTATGGTTCTGGAAGGGTATTCAAAAATAGGACAGCTTGCGGATAGTCCGAAAACAGAGGGACAGCAGGGTGTTATAATCGTTTCAGATTTTGTTCCCCCTGTGGAGGAGCAGGAGGAGAAACCCGAGGAGAAGGTTTCGCCCATAACAAACATAGGCGAACCGCCCAAGCGTATCCCCCAGAGGGATGTGGAGCTTCTGCCCATCTATTCGGGAAGTTTTAAAATAGTGTTCAGCGGGATAGATTCTCAGGCCTCCAGAGATGTCAAAACTCTGGCGGATAATAACGACCTTAAAATGTCCCGTGTCGGTTCGGAACGCAAAGAACAGAAAAAATGGCATGTTTATAAGTTTGATAACAGATCTTCGCTGATAATTTCCGGAAGAAAAGTGCGCTATGTAAAAAGCTTCGAT
This genomic stretch from Seleniivibrio woodruffii harbors:
- the fusA gene encoding elongation factor G, producing MDIKRIRNVAFISHGGAGKTSLVEAILFNAKATNRIGSVDNGTSVMDFDPVEIERHLSLHAKVSSIEWLETQINIVDTPGYANFLHETRAGLSAVGGAVVIASAITGVKAETQRVWKFAEEFDLAKLIFVNKMDKDRADFFRALGDIEKSFKIDPLPIFLPIGKETDFKGIIDLVKMKAYLYPEEPTAAYTVHDIPAELLPEAEKYRIKLLEAVSETDDALIEKYLEEGDLTEEEITKGLREGTISKRFIPVICGSAVKNIGSKLLLEAIIKYLPSPIEREHRLAIVEETGEEIHVDPLSKEFSAYVFKTFIDPFAGKLTIFRVVSGEISNDSEVYNTQAGKKEKITQLYLLQGKNHVKVDRLTAGQIGMVNKLRYTETFDTLCDPKRKITFPKYELQAPLLAYSIKPKSKDDEDKVSSGVHRLMEEDVGLRVDRDERTGDLLVKGMGQMHIEVVVEKLKNKFGVSVELKSPKVPYMETIRKSAKGQGKYKKQSGGRGQYGDVHIELHPNSGSGFEFVNNIVGGAVPRQYIPAVEKGIIEAAQEGVLAGFPLIDFKAVLYDGSYHTVDSSEMAFMIAGSMAFKKVALDAKPVLLEPIMNLDVFVPDDMTGAVIGDLNARRGRIANVEPETNGQHIRSQVPMSEVLKYAPDLRSMTGGHGMFTMEFSHYEELPSHLVDKVIAENKGA